Proteins encoded together in one Asterias rubens chromosome 4, eAstRub1.3, whole genome shotgun sequence window:
- the LOC117289342 gene encoding uncharacterized protein LOC117289342: protein MKKLSMSTDAVISKRCVKNKHQSVKTKRQKCNLPKTCNMKQTCFLFQKLPNECKVKVLSYLTDVEKCLASLVCTSFAQLMRTPCLWTKADFVELMFFSRRRPMPIPSPALECQVLKERVKNFVFHLVSRQALIRELVFEFDLHDGDEIWLKLLVYLLQMAHAQDLQIIKCNWTFTPHIPWFLDGAALGAKESRVNSFHKFLSVLQETSPGINTFSMPFDWSSYSITLLCNFKEITSLELSKYWVFQALPQTLLNSLLQDLPKLKRLKLEVAVPFREWDLYPRYTLTSETLEDLDISTCSGFFLWSVTLPNLRNFTDSRTAWGGPVLPRTALKVHCLYQVLGNGAPQLEMFNTCQLSAGWREVCPSGLEEVLRGTCYCELHKKGPLIF from the coding sequence ATGAAGAAGTTGTCAATGTCTACAGATGCAGTGATATCCAAAAGGTGTGTAAAGAATAAACATCAGTCTGTAAAAACAAAGAGACAAAAATGCAATCTTCCAAAAACTTGTAATATGAAACAAACCTGTTTCCTATTTCAAAAACTTCCAAACGAGTGCAAAGTTAAAGTCTTATCTTACCTGACTGATGTCGAGAAATGCCTAGCTTCTCTAGTGTGTACATCATTTGCGCAGTTAATGCGCACACCATGCTTGTGGACAAAGGCTGATTTTGTTGAGTTGATGTTCTTCAGTAGGAGGAGACCTATGCCGATCCCATCACCAGCGCTGGAATGCCAAGTCTTAAAGGAACGTGTCAAGAACTTTGTGTTTCATCTTGTGTCTCGTCAAGCTTTGATTCGAGAACTTGTCTTTGAGTTCGATCTCCACGATGGTGACGAGATATGGCTCAAACTTCTTGTTTACTTGCTACAAATGGCGCATGCTCAAGATCTTCAAATAATTAAGTGTAATTGGACCTTTACCCCTCATATACCGTGGTTCTTAGACGGTGCGGCACTGGGAGCCAAAGAATCCCGGGTTAATTCATTCCACAAGTTCCTATCAGTCCTTCAAGAAACAAGTCCTGGAATTAACACGTTCTCAATGCCGTTTGACTGGTCATCATACTCAATCACTCTTCTATGTAACTTCAAAGAAATAACTTCCCTAGAGCTGTCCAAATACTGGGTCTTTCAAGCTCTACCTCAAACGCTGTTGAATAGCCTTCTGCAAGATCTTCCGAAGCTAAAACGGTTGAAGCTTGAGGTAGCTGTACCTTTTAGGGAGTGGGATTTATACCCTCGGTATACCTTGACGTCGGAGACACTTGAAGATCTTGACATCTCAACATGCTCTGGATTCTTTCTCTGGAGTGTCACTCTACCAAACTTAAGAAACTTCACTGACTCTAGAACTGCTTGGGGTGGGCCAGTCTTACCACGAACTGCTCTGAAAGTTCACTGTTTGTACCAGGTACTTGGGAACGGTGCACCTCAACTTGAGATGTTTAATACTTGTCAACTGAGTGCTGGATGGCGTGAGGTTTGCCCTAGTGGTCTTGAAGAAGTTCTTAGAGGAACTTGTTACTGTGAGCTTCATAAAAAAGGACCTCTCATTTTCTAG